The following proteins are encoded in a genomic region of Phragmites australis chromosome 9, lpPhrAust1.1, whole genome shotgun sequence:
- the LOC133929231 gene encoding gamma-glutamyl hydrolase 2-like, with amino-acid sequence MDSPHLLPLLLLAAVLVLLAAVAPSSATPGVGVIRLPSAGRGDRACTSPPDPTIYDRPVIGIVSHPGDGASGRISNGTSTSYIAASYVKFVEAAGARVIPLVYNEPEERLLEKLSLVNGVLFTGGSEKQGLYFETIKEVFQYVLDRNDAGDPFPLFAQCLGFELVSMIVSKDNNILETFDALNQASTLQFPSYSLLKGSVFQRFDPELIKKLSTSCLVMQNHRYGISPKRLRENDALSSFFKILTTSPDENGKFYVSTVQAYKYPITCTQWHPEKAIFEWRKPIIPHSEDAVQVSQHFANYFVSQARNSSNRPLADKVLDNLIYNYSPTFSGKASKSFEEVYIFS; translated from the exons ATGGACTctccccacctgctccctctcctcctcctggcCGCCGTCCTCGTTCTCCTGGCCGCCGTCGCCCCCTCGTCGGCGACGCCAGGGGTCGGGGTCATCCGGCTACCGAGCGCCGGGCGAGGGGACCGGGCCTGCACCTCGCCGCCGGACCCCACCATCTACGACCGACCCGTGATCGGCATCGTGTCGCACCCGGGGGACGGCGCGTCCGGGAGGATCAGCAACGGCACGTCCACCTCCTACATCGCTGCCTCCTACGTCAAGTTCGTCGAGGCCGCCGGCGCGCGCGTCATACCGCTCGTCTACAACGAGCCCGAGGAGCGCCTCCTCGAG AAACTGAGTTTGGTGAATGGTGTGCTGTTTACTGGTGGATCAGAGAAGCAGGGTTTGTACTTTGAGACAATAAAAGAAGTGTTTCAG TATGTTTTGGACAGGAATGACGCAGGAGATCCATTTCCACTGTTTGCACAATGTCTTGGCTTTGAGCTTGTTAGCATGATTGTCAGCAAG GACAATAACATTTTGGAGACATTTGATGCCCTGAATCAAGCATCTACTCTTCAGTTTCCCAGTTATTCTTTGCTCAAGGGCTCAGTGTTTCAAAG ATTTGACCCTGAACTCATCAAGAAACTCAGCACCAGCTGCCTTGTCATGCAAAATCATAGA TATGGTATATCACCGAAGAGATTGCGGGAGAATGATGCACTATCAAGTTTCTTTAAGATCTTGACCACGTCACCTGATGAAAACGGCAAG tTCTATGTCTCAACTGTACAAGCTTACAAGTATCCAATCACTTGCACGCAGTGGCATCCTGAG AAAGCCATTTTTGAGTGGCGGAAACCAATAATTCCGCACAGTGAAGATGCAGTGCAAGTGTCTCAACATTTTGCCAATTATTTTGTCAG CCAAGCTCGCAACTCTTCAAACAGGCCTCTTGCGGACAAGGTGCTGGACAACCTAATTTACAACTACAGCCCTACATTTAGCGGGAAAGCCTC GAAATCTTTCGAAGAGGTCTACATCTTCTCCTAA